One Candidatus Palauibacter polyketidifaciens DNA segment encodes these proteins:
- a CDS encoding creatininase family protein, translating to MRQSRLILPLIALFAVSATALAGQQRNMTPEERARMAAERERQVQEELVSERPIEAFDTVWIEEMTWMEVRDAMAAGKTTAIITTGGIEQNGPYLATGKHNYVLQGACEGVARELGNALCAPIIKLVPEGDIDEPSGHMRYPGTISLRQETFEAVLDDVASSLKAHGFEHVILFGDSGGNQSGMEAVAARLNERWYDAQAHFIPEFYRYRDVHDWMNTELGIFETDPEGIHDDFVITAIMMVEDPTMVRYDERVAAGRASINGVPIAPKEEAIATGKKLLGFRVNETVKAIRASIEASMAEAGR from the coding sequence ATGAGACAGTCCCGATTGATCCTTCCCCTGATCGCGCTGTTCGCGGTCTCCGCTACGGCGCTGGCGGGGCAGCAGCGGAACATGACGCCCGAGGAGCGCGCCCGGATGGCTGCCGAGCGTGAGCGCCAGGTGCAGGAGGAACTCGTCTCCGAGCGGCCGATCGAGGCGTTCGACACGGTGTGGATCGAGGAGATGACGTGGATGGAGGTCCGGGACGCGATGGCGGCCGGGAAGACCACCGCGATCATCACGACGGGCGGGATCGAGCAGAACGGACCGTACCTCGCCACCGGCAAGCACAACTACGTCCTGCAGGGCGCCTGCGAGGGCGTGGCCCGCGAACTCGGCAACGCGCTCTGCGCCCCGATCATCAAGCTCGTCCCCGAAGGCGATATCGACGAACCCTCCGGGCACATGCGGTATCCGGGGACGATCAGCCTCCGCCAGGAAACCTTCGAGGCGGTGCTCGATGACGTCGCGTCGAGCCTCAAGGCGCACGGGTTCGAGCACGTCATCCTCTTCGGCGACAGCGGCGGGAACCAGTCGGGCATGGAGGCGGTGGCCGCCCGCCTGAACGAGCGCTGGTACGACGCTCAGGCGCACTTCATCCCCGAGTTCTATCGCTACCGCGACGTCCACGACTGGATGAACACCGAACTCGGCATCTTCGAAACGGACCCCGAGGGGATCCACGACGACTTCGTCATCACCGCGATCATGATGGTCGAGGACCCGACGATGGTGCGCTACGACGAGCGCGTGGCGGCGGGCCGGGCGAGCATCAACGGCGTCCCGATCGCCCCGAAGGAGGAGGCGATCGCCACCGGCAAGAAGCTGCTCGGCTTCCGGGTGAATGAGACGGTGAAGGCGATCCGGGCCTCGATCGAGGCGAGCATGGCGGAAGCGGGCCGGTGA
- a CDS encoding cytochrome c, translating to MRQFDPTSLKRAAVAFGAALGALGVAGPAGAQENGSGDVTFNRDVAPILQANCQECHQEGSIAPMSLLTYRDAYRWASGIREKVSNRVMPPWHLDPTVGIQEFRNDRSLSSAEIETIVAWIDGGRVEGDPADLPPPAEFPDPNEWRLRADFGEPDLIIASEPYTLEAETMDKWWRPVTPTGITEPRWVKAIEIRPAGNDGRTITHHVLAFLQQNEEESPMSARIVEASTRGGAMGGPDLFMEWAVGKEGEIFPEGAGKIMLPGSQIRWEVHLHAMGERVEDSYVELGVWFYPKGEEPRNRTRLMIYNATGRTGLDIPPGEIAVTQDFHTLRWPARLENFQPHMHMRGKAMSLEAIYPDGRKELINQVDNFQWNWHINYIYEEDAAPLLPAGTTLVITAWHDNTAENPNNPDHEQWVGYGDRTVDEMAHLWVDVTYLDPPEFEALVAAREEARRAAAAQTNNSNR from the coding sequence ATGAGACAGTTCGATCCGACTTCCCTGAAGCGAGCCGCCGTCGCGTTCGGCGCGGCACTCGGCGCCCTGGGCGTCGCGGGGCCGGCGGGGGCGCAGGAGAACGGGTCCGGGGACGTGACCTTCAACCGGGACGTGGCGCCGATCCTCCAGGCGAACTGCCAGGAGTGTCACCAGGAGGGCTCCATCGCCCCGATGTCGCTCCTCACGTACCGGGACGCCTACCGCTGGGCATCGGGCATCCGCGAGAAGGTCTCGAACCGCGTCATGCCGCCTTGGCACCTCGACCCCACGGTCGGGATCCAGGAGTTCAGGAACGACCGCAGCCTGTCGAGCGCGGAGATCGAGACGATCGTCGCGTGGATCGATGGCGGCCGGGTAGAGGGCGACCCCGCGGACCTGCCGCCGCCCGCCGAGTTCCCCGATCCGAACGAATGGCGCCTCAGGGCCGACTTCGGGGAGCCGGATCTGATCATCGCCTCGGAGCCGTACACGCTGGAAGCCGAGACGATGGACAAGTGGTGGCGGCCGGTCACGCCGACCGGCATCACGGAGCCCCGCTGGGTGAAAGCCATCGAAATCAGGCCTGCGGGCAACGATGGGCGCACGATCACGCACCACGTCCTCGCCTTCCTCCAGCAGAACGAGGAGGAGAGCCCCATGAGCGCCCGCATCGTCGAGGCGAGCACGCGCGGGGGCGCGATGGGCGGCCCGGACCTCTTCATGGAGTGGGCCGTGGGCAAGGAGGGCGAGATCTTCCCCGAGGGCGCGGGCAAGATCATGCTCCCCGGCTCGCAGATCCGCTGGGAGGTCCACCTCCACGCGATGGGCGAGCGTGTCGAAGACAGCTACGTCGAACTCGGCGTCTGGTTCTATCCCAAGGGCGAGGAGCCCCGGAACCGCACGCGGCTCATGATCTACAACGCCACGGGCCGGACGGGCCTCGACATCCCGCCGGGCGAGATCGCGGTCACGCAGGACTTCCACACCCTGCGCTGGCCCGCTCGCCTGGAGAACTTCCAGCCGCACATGCACATGCGCGGCAAGGCCATGTCCCTCGAGGCGATCTACCCGGACGGCCGCAAGGAGTTGATCAACCAGGTCGACAACTTCCAGTGGAACTGGCACATCAACTACATCTACGAGGAAGACGCCGCCCCGCTCCTTCCGGCGGGGACGACACTCGTCATCACCGCCTGGCACGACAACACGGCCGAGAATCCGAACAACCCCGACCATGAGCAGTGGGTCGGCTACGGGGATCGGACGGTGGACGAGATGGCGCACCTGTGGGTCGATGTGACCTACCTCGATCCCCCGGAGTTCGAGGCGCTCGTCGCCGCCCGAGAGGAGGCGAGGCGCGCCGCGGCGGCTCAGACAAACAACTCGAACCGCTAA